A window of the Juglans microcarpa x Juglans regia isolate MS1-56 chromosome 5D, Jm3101_v1.0, whole genome shotgun sequence genome harbors these coding sequences:
- the LOC121264435 gene encoding probable galacturonosyltransferase 4 isoform X2, producing MRVRNLVVLMLFVTVISPIVFYTERLATFKSSSSTDEFVEDVTAVALNGQNQRLNVLPQESSTILKEPIGVVYSDNTTKSLPNSATSAQQDSTHIALATQDEENRDRDRSQRENHIMEVIDTIAEDMEIREDAIDARDKAQQLSDNASQNMEIKHEQQSPQTSRKTDKKETIKIDTGKQKDQTAMPDARVRQLKDLLIRARVYLSLQATRNNPHFSRELRGRIKEVQRALGDASKDSELGRNAYERLKAMEQTLAKGKQIHDDCAATAKKLRAMLHSTEEQLRVHKKQTIFLTQLTAKTLPKGLHCLPLRLTTEYYTLNSSQQQFPNQEKLEDPRLYHYALFSDNVLAAAVVVNSTVIHSKDPSKHVFHIVTDRLNYVAMRMWFLVNPPGKATVQVQNIEEFTWLNSSYSPVLKQLGSQSMIDYYFRTHRANSDSNLKYRNPKYLSILNHLRFYLPEIFPKLNKVLFLDDDIVVQKDLTALWSLDLKGNVNGAVETCGESFHRFDRYLNFSNPLISKNFDPHACGWAYGMNIFDLAEWKRQNITGVYHSWQKLNHDRQLWKLGTLPPGLITFWKRTYPLDRSWHVLGLGYNPSVGQKEIERASVIHYNGNMKPWLEISIPKYRSYWTRFIDYDHIYLRECNINP from the exons atgagggtgaggaaTTTAGTGGTGCTGATGCTCTTTGTGACGGTGATTTCTCCGATTGTGTTTTACACCGAACGCCTTGCTACTTTTAAGTCGTCTTCTT CTACGGATGAATTTGTTGAAGATGTTACCGCCGTT GCTCTCAATGGTCAGAACCAGCGTCTAAATGTGCTACCCCAG GAATCGTCAACTATCCTTAAAGAGCCGATTGGAGTCGTATATTCAGATAACACAACCAAATCTCTTCCAAATTCTGCTACTTCAGCCCAGCAAGACTCCACCCACATTGCACTTGCAACTCAAG ATGAGGAAAATCGAGATCGAGATCGATCTCAAAGAGAGAACCACATCATGGAAGTCATTGACACAATCGCTGAAGATATGGAAATTAGAGAAGATGCAATTGATGCCCGTGACAAAGCTCAGCAATTATCAGATAATGCCTCTCAAAATATG GAAATAAAGCACGAGCAACAATCCCCTCAAACCTCAAGAAAGACGGATAAGAAAGAAACTATAAAAATCGACACCGGCAAACAGAAAGATCAAACAGCCATGCCAGATGCTCGGGTGCGACAACTTAAAGATCTGCTCATCAGGGCCAGGGTTTATCTTTCCCTCCAGGCCACTAGAAATAATCCTCACTTTTCAAGGGAGCTTCGAGGGCGGATAAAGGAAGTTCAGCGAGCACTTGGGGATGCAAGCAAGGATTCAGAACTTGGAAGGAA TGCCTATGAAAGGTTGAAAGCAATGGAGCAAACATTGGCAAAAGGAAAGCAGATTCATGATGATTGTGCTGCTACGGCAAAGAAGCTGAGGGCTATGCTCCACTCAACTGAGGAGCAGCTCCGGGTGCACAAAAAGCAGACTATCTTCCTGACACAATTAACTGCAAAAACGCTTCCAAAGGGTCTACATTGTCTTCCATTACGTCTTACGACAGAGTATTACACCTTGAATTCTTCTCAACAGCAGTTTCCAAATCAAGAGAAATTAGAAGATCCCCGGTTGTACCACTACGCATTATTCTCTGATAACGTATTGGCAGCAGCAGTTGTTGTAAACTCAACTGTTATCCATTCTAAG GACCCTTCGAAGCATGTTTTCCACATTGTTACTGACAGACTCAATTATGTGGCAATGAGGATGTGGTTCCTGGTAAATCCACCTGGTAAAGCCACTGTACAGGTCCAGAACATTGAAGAGTTTACCTGGTTAAATTCAAGTTATAGTCCAGTTCTCAAGCAGCTGGGTTCTCAATCCATGATAGATTATTACTTCAGAACTCATCGGGCCAATTCCGATTCGAATCTGAAGTATCGGAACCCAAAATACTTATCTATCCTCAATCATCTTCGGTTTTACCTGCCAGAGATCTTCCCAAAGCTCAACAAAGTACTATTTTTGGATGACGATATAGTTGTGCAGAAGGATCTCACTGCCCTCTGGTCCCTTGATTTGAAGGGGAATGTTAATGGTGCTGTAGAGACGTGTGGAGAGAGCTTCCATCGTTTTGATCGGTATCTGAACTTTTCAAATCCCCTTATATCAAAGAATTTTGACCCCCATGCCTGTGGATGGGCATATGGAATGAATATATTTGATTTGGCGGAATGGAAGAGGCAAAACATCACAGGAGTGTACCACTCATGGCAGAAGCTG AATCATGACAGACAGTTGTGGAAGTTGGGAACACTGCCACCTGGTCTCATAACATTTTGGAAGCGCACTTACCCACTTGATCGATCATGGCATGTGCTAGGCCTTGGTTATAATCCTAGTGTTGGCCAGAAGGAAATTGAAAGAGCATCTGTCATACACTATAATGGCAACATGAAACCATGGCTTGAGATAAGCATACCCAAGTATCGAAGCTACTGGACAAGATTTATTgattatgatcatatatatttgcGGGAGTGCAATATTAATCCATAA
- the LOC121264435 gene encoding probable galacturonosyltransferase 4 isoform X1: MRVRNLVVLMLFVTVISPIVFYTERLATFKSSSSTDEFVEDVTAVALNGQNQRLNVLPQESSTILKEPIGVVYSDNTTKSLPNSATSAQQDSTHIALATQVESRDHKSTRVLSTTSDEENRDRDRSQRENHIMEVIDTIAEDMEIREDAIDARDKAQQLSDNASQNMEIKHEQQSPQTSRKTDKKETIKIDTGKQKDQTAMPDARVRQLKDLLIRARVYLSLQATRNNPHFSRELRGRIKEVQRALGDASKDSELGRNAYERLKAMEQTLAKGKQIHDDCAATAKKLRAMLHSTEEQLRVHKKQTIFLTQLTAKTLPKGLHCLPLRLTTEYYTLNSSQQQFPNQEKLEDPRLYHYALFSDNVLAAAVVVNSTVIHSKDPSKHVFHIVTDRLNYVAMRMWFLVNPPGKATVQVQNIEEFTWLNSSYSPVLKQLGSQSMIDYYFRTHRANSDSNLKYRNPKYLSILNHLRFYLPEIFPKLNKVLFLDDDIVVQKDLTALWSLDLKGNVNGAVETCGESFHRFDRYLNFSNPLISKNFDPHACGWAYGMNIFDLAEWKRQNITGVYHSWQKLNHDRQLWKLGTLPPGLITFWKRTYPLDRSWHVLGLGYNPSVGQKEIERASVIHYNGNMKPWLEISIPKYRSYWTRFIDYDHIYLRECNINP, translated from the exons atgagggtgaggaaTTTAGTGGTGCTGATGCTCTTTGTGACGGTGATTTCTCCGATTGTGTTTTACACCGAACGCCTTGCTACTTTTAAGTCGTCTTCTT CTACGGATGAATTTGTTGAAGATGTTACCGCCGTT GCTCTCAATGGTCAGAACCAGCGTCTAAATGTGCTACCCCAG GAATCGTCAACTATCCTTAAAGAGCCGATTGGAGTCGTATATTCAGATAACACAACCAAATCTCTTCCAAATTCTGCTACTTCAGCCCAGCAAGACTCCACCCACATTGCACTTGCAACTCAAG TGGAATCGAGGGACCATAAATCTACTAGAGTATTATCTACTACTTCAGATGAGGAAAATCGAGATCGAGATCGATCTCAAAGAGAGAACCACATCATGGAAGTCATTGACACAATCGCTGAAGATATGGAAATTAGAGAAGATGCAATTGATGCCCGTGACAAAGCTCAGCAATTATCAGATAATGCCTCTCAAAATATG GAAATAAAGCACGAGCAACAATCCCCTCAAACCTCAAGAAAGACGGATAAGAAAGAAACTATAAAAATCGACACCGGCAAACAGAAAGATCAAACAGCCATGCCAGATGCTCGGGTGCGACAACTTAAAGATCTGCTCATCAGGGCCAGGGTTTATCTTTCCCTCCAGGCCACTAGAAATAATCCTCACTTTTCAAGGGAGCTTCGAGGGCGGATAAAGGAAGTTCAGCGAGCACTTGGGGATGCAAGCAAGGATTCAGAACTTGGAAGGAA TGCCTATGAAAGGTTGAAAGCAATGGAGCAAACATTGGCAAAAGGAAAGCAGATTCATGATGATTGTGCTGCTACGGCAAAGAAGCTGAGGGCTATGCTCCACTCAACTGAGGAGCAGCTCCGGGTGCACAAAAAGCAGACTATCTTCCTGACACAATTAACTGCAAAAACGCTTCCAAAGGGTCTACATTGTCTTCCATTACGTCTTACGACAGAGTATTACACCTTGAATTCTTCTCAACAGCAGTTTCCAAATCAAGAGAAATTAGAAGATCCCCGGTTGTACCACTACGCATTATTCTCTGATAACGTATTGGCAGCAGCAGTTGTTGTAAACTCAACTGTTATCCATTCTAAG GACCCTTCGAAGCATGTTTTCCACATTGTTACTGACAGACTCAATTATGTGGCAATGAGGATGTGGTTCCTGGTAAATCCACCTGGTAAAGCCACTGTACAGGTCCAGAACATTGAAGAGTTTACCTGGTTAAATTCAAGTTATAGTCCAGTTCTCAAGCAGCTGGGTTCTCAATCCATGATAGATTATTACTTCAGAACTCATCGGGCCAATTCCGATTCGAATCTGAAGTATCGGAACCCAAAATACTTATCTATCCTCAATCATCTTCGGTTTTACCTGCCAGAGATCTTCCCAAAGCTCAACAAAGTACTATTTTTGGATGACGATATAGTTGTGCAGAAGGATCTCACTGCCCTCTGGTCCCTTGATTTGAAGGGGAATGTTAATGGTGCTGTAGAGACGTGTGGAGAGAGCTTCCATCGTTTTGATCGGTATCTGAACTTTTCAAATCCCCTTATATCAAAGAATTTTGACCCCCATGCCTGTGGATGGGCATATGGAATGAATATATTTGATTTGGCGGAATGGAAGAGGCAAAACATCACAGGAGTGTACCACTCATGGCAGAAGCTG AATCATGACAGACAGTTGTGGAAGTTGGGAACACTGCCACCTGGTCTCATAACATTTTGGAAGCGCACTTACCCACTTGATCGATCATGGCATGTGCTAGGCCTTGGTTATAATCCTAGTGTTGGCCAGAAGGAAATTGAAAGAGCATCTGTCATACACTATAATGGCAACATGAAACCATGGCTTGAGATAAGCATACCCAAGTATCGAAGCTACTGGACAAGATTTATTgattatgatcatatatatttgcGGGAGTGCAATATTAATCCATAA
- the LOC121264437 gene encoding putative invertase inhibitor — MKMVTYSLFLSLLFSISISISISIDPSSSYAVDFQPTKLVNKVCNQTSNYSFCVESLYTDSRTHKAERYELAYVAFRLASFKATSTKDHIAKLLKNNATAGQSRHIQRCSRVYKKAVSALAEAYGDLDSESFYMLVGLSNHATHAAADCQAALKGTRLRTPLTAMNEVFKVLCEICVAVSRLF; from the coding sequence atgaaaatggtgacatattctctcttcctttccttgttattttccatctccatctccatctccatctccatcgaTCCCTCCTCCTCCTATGCTGTCGACTTTCAGCCAACCAAGCTTGTGAACAAGGTATGTAACCAAACCTCGAACTATAGCTTCTGTGTTGAGTCTCTGTACACCGATTCACGTACCCACAAAGCTGAACGCTATGAGCTAGCCTACGTTGCATTCCGgctggcatcatttaaagccaCTAGCACCAAAGACCACATAGCTAAGCTGCTAAAGAATAATGCAACTGCAGGCCAAAGCCGACATATCCAGAGGTGTTCTCGCGTGTACAAGAAGGCTGTTTCCGCCCTCGCCGAGGCTTACGGAGACTTGGACTCTGAGAGCTTCTACATGTTGGTTGGTTTGTCGAATCATGCCACCCATGCTGCCGCCGACTGTCAGGCCGCTTTGAAGGGAACGCGTCTACGCACCCCACTGACTGCCATGAACGAGGTTTTTAAGGTTCTTTGTGAAATTTGCGTTGCCGTCTCGAGATTATTTTAG